A region of the Strix aluco isolate bStrAlu1 chromosome 9, bStrAlu1.hap1, whole genome shotgun sequence genome:
ATCTACTTTGTACATCACACAGGAAGAACATACTCCCAACGCTGTCAAAAAAATCCCATGCTAACTCTCAGTAACCAaattagaaaaatgttaaataaccCATTTTTGCCAAGTCCTTAAGCACCATGCCCAGAAAGGACTTCAAGAATTCTTCAATAGTGCCAAATCTTCTGTTGGTTGTGGTATGCTGATTTATGCCGACCGATGTGAAGTCAGCTAGCTGTGATAAAGAATccattaaagaaatgaaagaatacaCGAAGCTGAATAAATTATTGGAGGATCTGAAGCAAACAACACCAGAAGACTACCTGTCATGAAAGACATGTTCTCATCTTGCTGTTAACAAGTGGGCTCATAAAAAAGAACAATTCATCAACACTTTGTGTCTGCTCCCTGTTGTCATTTGTCTTCCAGTCCTTGCTCCTTGCCTGTATTAGGAACAGCTCTCCACACCTGGCTGATAAAGCCACTCCTCTGTTGTCACCTGAAGGGCTGAAATACCCTGAACTGTCTTGCCAGATGTCAATGACAAAGTTGCACAACAACAAACCTGATCAGTCTAAGGGAATGTTATCTCAGATCATATAATCTGCCTCGCTAGAAAGCTTCTCTCAAGAGCTTCTTTCAACTCCTGCACCCACTAATATCCTGGGACAGATTGAAAGACCTCTAAACCTATCTccacaaatgcaactgtggcttATCAGAAAGAATGCACAGATATTTAACCATGAGACTTCTAATTTATAGATTTAGCTTCAGGTTCTTTCTCTGTAAATCCTCTTTTCAGTTAGCAATAAAAAAAGGCCCAATTCTAATTTTTCCCTTAATGTCTTTATTTGTTACACATCATGAGAAATTTCCAAGATTTTCCAAACAGAAGACAAGAACAAAAGATTTGTAGGTACAATCCTCAGGATGCAACTGCCTGAAAAGCATCTTTCAGGGTAGTGATTAACCAAatcaagaagaaagcaaaaatcttAAGACATGCAAAAAAGAATTCACATGCAGAAATAATCTTGCAGAAGAAATCTTCCCTGAACATGTGGGGCACCATTTCCTACCGAGGAATGGCACAGAGCCGGTAGGGAGGTGGCTTCATTGTGCTCCCAAAACCAAACTTTGTATTGACTTCTTTCACACCTTCTGGCAGGGTGAAGGTGAATGCCTGTAACAGGGTGGAAGACAATAAAGAGCTCCACCCTTGCCCGCAGCTCCCCCATACATGCACAGTGCCCTGTGACAAGACAGAAAAGGCAATCAGCCAAATGATTTCTATCACACCTTCCTTTTTAACTtgcttgggtttttgtttgtttacttctttCTTGCAGACTTTGTCCTTTTCTGTTAACCGACTTTGTCATTTAATGATTCAGAACTGAAAGGCTGCTTGTTATTTCCACCAAACGTTTTAATCTGTATTTACAGCAGGCGGCAAGACATAGAAATGATCACCAGGGTTGCATATTTACGTTTACAGTCTTCCTAGTACTATGCATTTTGCTGCTACTGTTTCGGTAACTGGATCTCTTTTCCAAGAGAAACTGAATCTGTCTTCCAAGAGGAACTTTTCTATGTGTCATTCCTTCTCTTCCAATCTTTTCCACATACAACTGGACTCCTCTCTTCCTGAAAATCTTTAAAACAGTGGAATGTGTTTATATACCTATTTGTAGATGTATTCCCAGTTTTGTTGGGGAATGAATGGATCTTAATTTGTTATCACAAGGAGTAAATAAATCCCTGTTCAGCACACATACCTAAAGGTAAGAATGCTTCTCTGTTTACAAAGTTTCCATCTGTATCCAGAAAGTGGCCCAGGTTGAACTGATCAGGTGTCTCCCATTTTCCAGGTTCAGACAGAACAGAGTCAATATTTGATAAAATTATGGTGTTCTGAAAAAAGGAGCAGTGGCTTCAGTTCTGTCTTAGTGTTCATATTCATCAGAGAAGCAAATGATGACAAAGCAGCAAAGAATCTAAAGTCATAATtgaaagtctattttttttcaaaaattagatcaagctttaaaacatttcataagAAGTTTAAATTTTTGAGAATGTTGCAACTTCCTTTCCAATATTACTTGCTGTCAATAAGTTCAATAAAATAAATGGTTAGGATTTTATAAAGTTCATACTGttaaaatatgttgcttttattttttctattgtcactaagtatttttattacttattCAGCTTTTGAGTTACAGAATATCATGAGTATCAGTTTAATTTTCCCCTTCATTACTCAATAATTTCTGCAATGCTACATTTGCTTTGAACAGATCcagaaaacaagaatgaaaatgaacCTACATGAAAAGCAGTGATGGGAGAATATTTAGAAACAATCCCCAATGTACTTTTTAGTTACAAAACTTGAAAATACTTTAGTTTCATTATAACATTTGCAAGACAGTGCATTTAAAAGCTTGtgttatgaaaataatttcaaatttgtaagtttttcagtaaaaacttttttccatttttgcatgGCCTCTGTTCACCAGCTGATAAGCCATTTTGACAGGGGACAGACCTGAGATTGCTGGAAATTAACATGTTTATTTCCAGCCACAATTCACAAGTTTTCTGTCAGCAGAAATAATGACCTAAGAACCTTCTAATATTTAGACCAAAGTGCATGTTTCCTTGCAAAAGGCCAGCCTTAGAGACAGTCATAGCTTAAGGGCACTGCTAGAACCAAGAGAATGCAAGGGTTCATGTCTCCAGTCAGGAAAACCCTCAAAAGCCTTTCTAAATTAATCTAATATACTAAGGACCTACTGATATCAGCAGTTCTCAATCACAGTTGCTTTTCAACTAAATAAGCGATTAAatcaaaagaaactaaaaaagaaTAGCGTTTTGGGACTCACTAGCAGAGGTAGCCTCAGTTGTTAAAAAGTTAAATCAGTTTTTTATGGTTACAAGTGGTACCAGACATCAGATATTCAAGTATGCAGCATATTTGTACCTTTGGAATAGGAAATCCCAGCAGCTGTGTGTCCTTCAGGCTCTGTCTGGGAAGTGCAATTAAGATTATGTTACTGTATCACTGGATCTCATGAATTACAGCATTTGTACAGGGCAACTTTTTGCTGTCCTCGTAGCAAATTAAATGGGAACAACCCAGAACAGCATCCAGCTCCTTCTGGACTTTCTCTAAGGAGGAATATTTAGCTTTAAATATACAAGCAATCTATAAACTCTatactcataattttttttctattgctttttagAGTGATAATGACAtccaacaaaatgaaaaagatattttataaaataagaaTGTCTTCAAATTTCCATACAGATGACCTGAACAGAATTTGACACTGAAGTTGTTTATGGGTTGCATACTCAAGTAATCCTTTAAAAAGAATGGTAGTAGACAGAGTCCTTCTATAAGAGTATCTAAGTTCCTGTTAGTTTACTGCTCTGAGGTAATTTATAAAAAGgcttttattaatattaatttttgagGCAGGGAATCaactggaaaattaaatattaattgtgTATTGAGACACCAGTTTAGTAACTGATCAAGGATTTTTCTTCACTCAGAACCACATAGATTTTGCTTGTCATCTACAGATGGCCTAATTGCTATTCTGTAATTACCTGCCCTGGGAAGCACttacacaaattaatttttctcaaggactttattttttttacttacaatCTGATCTGAAATGGTAATTTCTGATTAATTTCTGAGCTGAAATGGTCTAATTAATACTACGGCCTTTATCATTGCAATTAGATTGACCCTATGCATCAGGAAGCTTAAGACTGTTTTAATATACCCTGAAAGAATTAAAGATCATGTTGTGAAAATTCAGTATGTGCAATCCAGTCTCAAATTTCAGGTCTTCTGAAGACCTGATAGGTAACAACAGTGGGAGATCATTTCTCCTTACCACTTCCACCATTTTTGTCTTGACAGCTTCCAGCTGTGCCTGGACCCAGCTTAGACTCTCAAATATAAGGCCTTTGAAGTGATTTGTATATCTTTTGATCCTTTCTATGCTCACACTCTGACTCTTCCTGTTCTCTTATTTACGCTGACAACCTGTATCTTTCCTCTGTACAAGCTCTACTACTATTTGAACATGTATAATCTCTAAAAATTTGCAGAATTGTTGTGGGTGTACTTACTTTGAATATCAGGATAAATCACCATATAGAGCAATGCCCAACGTAAAGTGGTGGCTGTAGTTTCTGTACCTGCCAGAAAGAGGTCAAAAGTACTCTGGATCAAGTTTTCTTCATCGTAAGTAGCATCGGCGTCTCCTTTAGTCTGCAGATACGAATTGGATAGATCAAATTATGGCACACAAAAAGGAAGTAAATCACCTTGCATCACAGGAATATTTACTGATACtatccaaaatttaaaaaaaaataaagggctaaaaaataaaactttctgaaTAATATGAAGGCATTTTCTAATACTCTCCGGTACATTTGTCAATTTATCCTGTccacatacatacacattttgTTCTTCAACCATGATGTTCTCAGCTTTCTACTCCTGCTGCAAATCCCTTCATAACAGTCATTTCTAGTTGTACTTTAACCATATGCAGATCTGTTATTATTGTGGTTATAGATAACCTACCTGTAAATCTACTTACATTATTACTTCATCCCTCTCCTGCCATCTCTTAATGtcagcttttttaaatttatctacCTATAAGCTTTTCTGTGGAGAAATTGTATACTTCTAAATTTGTATTAGGCATTATTATAATCAAAGAAGCGCTTAAAATCCCTTGTTGTTAGTGAAGCATAAGAAGAGTTCAGAGATACTCACTTTATCTATCCCATCCAAATAGTAATCAATAAAATCttgattttcatcttgttttctttttttttttttttttttttgtggctttcaAGTTCCTTTGCTAATAGAGTCTTCACAAAATTTATGCCGGACATAGTCTGTTTAAGTGGTCCTAGGAAATAGCTTGAAAGCCAGGGAAATATTTCATATACCTATAAAAGAGGTATGTTAGATATGTGGTATTACTGACATTAGCAAACTAAATCTGAATCCTAATACAGGCTTTTGGGTAGtggaaaaagcaaatgaaagactGATGACTGCATCTTCACCATTACATTGAAGGGATAGTGCCTATCCCATGATTCATTAAAGCTTTTCTTAATCCCATTTTTCCCTGGAGTAGAATTTCTCTTAGTTTTATGCTATAAATTTTCCCCTGTGATGTACAAAGAATAAATGAAGTTCCTCTGTACCCCAGTTCTTTGCTAGGCTGAACTTCAGTAGTAGGGACCTCATATAAAACATGCCCCTGTTCTCAGTTTATCCAACATACATATCATTTCTATctcatcattaaaaaaacagaTCTGGGCTGACTTCCTTGACACATCCgctaaataaaaatagaaatatccaAACCCAGGTTTATTCTCTTGCTGCAGGATACTGAATGCATGGGGATTTTACTCAGATACCCCTTCTCATAGATAAGAAACATATCACATCTGTGCGATACACAAAACGACTTGATGAAGTAGAAATACTGAGCCATGCAGGTTCCCTAGGGTTTATTCATTGTTCTAAACCTACTCACATTCTTGTACTTATACCATTACAAAATCACAtctcagcagaaaagaaacaaaacacgtTTTACATTAATTCTACTCATCTactgcatttccttttcttttttccactttcacaGATTGCACCTGTCCTTCCAGTTTACAGAATTACTGCAGCCTAAATTATGCATTAGGCCATAACTCTTGGGCTCACCTATTTAAATGGCAGCTGCATTACAAAGATTTATCTTCCCACAAACCTATTCAGATTCCTGGCTTTATTTCTTCTTGGTCCTACTACATAATTTTGCTTAAAACTACCTGTCCACTTACCAGGAAAATAGATTAGTACAGGCCATCATTAAAGGATTTTACATCACTGTGGAGAGCAGGACAGAATAAAATATTGGACTAGAATGTTTTTTAAGCTGTGGACACACTATTAAGAGTTTTTAAGAACAGCTTATACATATACCTATTGAGAGCAGTTTGGAAATAGCTGATCCTGTGTTTAGCCTGATTAGAAGATAGCTTCGGAATCATTCCACCTGCATTTTCTGGGATAAAAATTCataagttaatttattttattttccaaaagtaTTAAATGAGTCCTCAAATTCTCTAGGACCTTGATTACAGCAATTTCCAGTTAGTAAGAGATGGTGGAAAATCATGCAAGGTACAAAGCTGGATGAGTTCCAGCAAGTTCTGCAGAAGCAGGCTGCCTTGTACGCTGGTAAATTGTCTTCTTGACTATATACGGTATTGTGGTGCCCATTCATAAATGGTTAATGATCAAACTGCCCTTGTTTGAGGCAATCTGTTCCACTGGGTTTGCAGCTGCAGTCACAGCTTCATACAGAAGCAAGATAGCAATTTTTTCTGTCCAGGGACCAGATGTGAAGTTAGGAGCTGCTGTCTTGAATGGAGAAAAATATCATCCAGCAGGTAATGGAGTTCCAGAGTGTATTACTGAATTCTCATAAGGACACACAGAGGTGGTACAGGTGTCACTGCCAAAAACTGT
Encoded here:
- the LOC141926881 gene encoding LOW QUALITY PROTEIN: cytochrome P450 2J6-like (The sequence of the model RefSeq protein was modified relative to this genomic sequence to represent the inferred CDS: inserted 3 bases in 2 codons; deleted 2 bases in 1 codon; substituted 1 base at 1 genomic stop codon); its protein translation is MTDVKFCCLEQLRKSTVVMKVSGHRNGKQMQQLQRTGKEQHLQKGVKQTNDECGVLGVESVPVVLQGFQALKEGLTVHAEDVAGRPXNRTFHILTHGNGVMFSNGRLWKQQRCFGLATMRKMGVGKKDQEYRLQEEARHLVAHLQKTNRKPLDPTMPVVHTVSNVICSVIFGHRFSKDDENFHCLIESIDTMAAFLNITSFFVYEIFPWLSSYFLGPLKQTMSGINFVKTLLAKELESHKKKKKKRKQDENQDFIDYYLDGIDKTKGDADATYDEENLIQSTFDLFLAGTETTATTLRWALLYMVIYPDIQKKVQKELDAVLGCSHLICYEDSKKLPCTNAVIHEIQXYSNIILIALPRQSLKDTQLLGFPIPKNTIILSNIDSVLSEPGKWETPDQFNLGHFLDTDGNFVNREAFLPLGMWHCACMGELRARVELFIVFXTLLQAFTFTLPEGVKEVNTKFGFGSTMKPPPYRLCAIPR